The following coding sequences lie in one Methanopyrus sp. SNP6 genomic window:
- a CDS encoding translation initiation factor, whose protein sequence is MQEDDICPVCGLPKELCVCEEVSKETVEKIKIYAEQVRPGKVVTIIEGLDGAGIDLQELASKLKRECACGGTAKEGKIILQGDHRNKVREFLIKKEGFSEDAIEVT, encoded by the coding sequence ATGCAGGAAGACGACATCTGTCCGGTTTGCGGTCTTCCCAAGGAACTTTGCGTATGTGAGGAAGTCTCCAAGGAGACAGTTGAGAAGATCAAAATATACGCTGAGCAGGTCCGGCCAGGTAAGGTAGTGACTATCATAGAGGGCTTAGATGGCGCCGGTATCGACTTGCAAGAACTAGCCAGTAAGCTCAAGCGTGAGTGCGCCTGCGGTGGTACAGCCAAGGAGGGTAAGATAATCCTGCAAGGGGACCATCGTAACAAGGTCCGAGAATTCTTGATTAAGAAGGAAGGATTCTCAGAGGATGCCATCGAAGTCACGTGA
- the metG gene encoding methionine--tRNA ligase, whose protein sequence is MEKVLVTTALAYTNGPLHIGHVRSTYLPADVYTRFLKMRGVDAIHIGGTDNHGVPIALQAELEGKDPEEIVEKYHEMIEEDLERLNIHFDEFSCTCREFNPDHVDMTQWFFKRLYEEGYIEEREVEQLYCPECERPLPDRYVEGVCPYCGAEGARGDHCEACGRYLEPVQLKEPRCVICGSKPEVRRTMHLFFKLSEFEEDLKKWLKSNDNLPKNVRNYAIQWVREGLKDWDIVRDLDWGVPVPLERYEDKVFYVWFDAPIGYVTFTKQYCNRTGQNWKDYWFSEDTKIVHFIGKDIIIHHALFWPAMLIGVGATLPYTIVAGEYLTLEGEKMSTSRGWVVWVRDFTKLFPADLLRYYLIVVSPLTRDADFSWEDFRDRVNNELVANLGNFVYRTLSFIYRFLDGNVPEAETDQEIVDRIKETHRRVTKHLEKFRFREALTEVLRLSKFGNEYFQEHEPWKLKDEDPERCAEVLRGCARIVKALAIMLAPFLPDSAEKMWQSLGYEDSVHDVDWEEALKDVEAREIPKPEPIFPKVTEEDLQKAKALLPEELGESEGPDDEYVSLEEFNRLDLRVGEVKEAERIEGSDRLIKLRIDVGDRTVTAVAGLYPTYEPEELVGRKVVVLTNIQPKEMFGVRSEAMILAVGDEPALLTIDESKREVEPGEQIR, encoded by the coding sequence ATGGAGAAGGTACTCGTAACTACGGCCCTGGCGTACACTAACGGCCCGCTCCACATCGGCCACGTTAGGAGTACGTACCTTCCCGCAGATGTGTACACGAGGTTCCTCAAAATGCGTGGCGTCGACGCCATACACATCGGTGGGACTGACAATCACGGAGTCCCTATAGCGCTACAGGCCGAGCTCGAGGGGAAGGATCCCGAGGAAATCGTGGAAAAATATCATGAGATGATCGAAGAGGATCTAGAGCGATTGAACATTCATTTCGACGAGTTCTCATGCACCTGTCGCGAATTCAATCCCGACCACGTAGATATGACACAATGGTTTTTCAAGAGATTATACGAGGAGGGGTACATAGAGGAAAGAGAGGTCGAACAGCTCTACTGTCCTGAGTGCGAAAGACCTCTACCGGACAGGTACGTCGAAGGAGTATGTCCCTACTGCGGTGCTGAAGGTGCCCGAGGCGACCATTGCGAGGCTTGCGGTCGCTACCTGGAGCCCGTACAGCTCAAAGAGCCGAGGTGTGTCATTTGTGGATCGAAGCCAGAGGTCCGGCGCACTATGCACCTATTCTTCAAGCTCAGTGAGTTCGAGGAAGATCTGAAAAAGTGGTTAAAGTCCAATGATAATCTACCTAAGAACGTACGTAATTACGCCATCCAATGGGTCCGTGAAGGACTTAAGGATTGGGATATAGTACGTGATCTAGATTGGGGAGTACCCGTTCCTCTGGAAAGATACGAAGATAAGGTGTTTTACGTTTGGTTCGATGCCCCTATAGGGTACGTAACGTTCACAAAACAATACTGTAATAGAACAGGCCAGAACTGGAAAGACTACTGGTTTAGTGAAGATACGAAAATAGTTCACTTCATCGGTAAGGACATAATAATCCATCACGCTCTGTTCTGGCCAGCCATGCTCATTGGCGTCGGAGCGACTCTTCCATACACTATCGTAGCTGGTGAGTATCTGACCCTAGAAGGAGAGAAGATGAGTACAAGTCGTGGTTGGGTAGTGTGGGTTAGAGACTTCACTAAGTTGTTCCCCGCGGATCTACTACGATACTACCTCATAGTGGTAAGCCCTCTCACTAGGGATGCAGATTTCTCATGGGAAGACTTCCGAGACCGTGTGAACAACGAGTTAGTGGCTAACTTAGGCAACTTCGTGTATCGCACGCTATCGTTCATTTACAGATTCTTAGACGGGAACGTCCCCGAAGCCGAGACTGACCAGGAGATAGTCGACAGGATAAAAGAAACTCACCGGCGCGTGACGAAACATCTGGAGAAGTTCCGATTCAGGGAGGCGCTCACTGAAGTATTACGTCTATCTAAGTTTGGGAACGAATATTTCCAAGAACATGAACCGTGGAAACTTAAGGACGAAGATCCAGAGCGTTGTGCCGAGGTTCTACGTGGGTGCGCTAGGATCGTGAAAGCACTAGCTATAATGTTAGCCCCGTTCCTTCCGGATAGTGCGGAGAAGATGTGGCAAAGCCTCGGTTATGAGGACTCCGTACATGATGTCGATTGGGAAGAAGCCTTGAAGGACGTAGAAGCTAGGGAAATCCCGAAGCCTGAACCCATCTTCCCGAAGGTAACGGAGGAGGACCTTCAGAAAGCTAAGGCGTTACTGCCGGAAGAATTAGGAGAGTCCGAAGGGCCGGACGATGAGTACGTATCGCTCGAGGAGTTCAATCGATTGGACCTGCGGGTAGGCGAGGTCAAAGAAGCGGAACGTATCGAGGGATCTGATCGACTCATCAAGCTCCGGATCGATGTCGGGGATCGTACCGTAACAGCAGTAGCCGGACTGTACCCTACGTATGAGCCGGAGGAACTCGTCGGACGTAAGGTGGTCGTGCTAACTAACATCCAGCCCAAAGAGATGTTTGGCGTACGGTCGGAAGCGATGATACTGGCCGTTGGGGACGAACCCGCATTGTTGACTATCGACGAAAGTAAGAGGGAAGTGGAGCCCGGAGAGCAGATCAGATGA
- a CDS encoding methyltransferase, whose protein sequence is MWEEDLELRYRTPHGMSCLYLPRCAFPRSGRDAWRKKKQIEAMLTLLCSRLRPGDTVVDCGCGRGTLTTALAVSSPSCDVLGFDIKEFKTWTELERYVESVGLDNLEFEVNDLHEAAKHGLPNDPDVVVGLHLCGTLTDRLLELAVDSDAHLVLVVPCCYGRASPRVIVEELGVDEGIERVRKLLKKAEGPVEYQLEVCRMRGKFLEEHGYQVHVGVAFPEEVSGRRAFLMGIT, encoded by the coding sequence GTGTGGGAAGAGGACTTGGAGTTAAGGTATCGAACCCCCCACGGCATGAGCTGTTTGTATCTACCGAGATGTGCGTTTCCGAGGTCCGGTCGGGACGCATGGAGGAAGAAGAAGCAAATTGAGGCCATGCTAACGCTGCTATGCTCGAGGCTAAGACCAGGGGACACGGTAGTAGATTGCGGGTGCGGCCGCGGGACACTGACGACGGCACTCGCGGTTTCTTCTCCATCCTGTGACGTGCTCGGGTTCGACATCAAGGAGTTCAAGACTTGGACGGAGCTTGAGCGCTACGTCGAGTCAGTGGGACTTGACAACCTGGAATTCGAAGTCAACGACCTTCACGAGGCAGCGAAGCATGGTCTTCCGAACGACCCCGATGTCGTCGTGGGGTTACACCTGTGCGGTACGCTCACGGATAGGCTCCTCGAGCTGGCCGTGGACTCGGACGCACACCTAGTGCTCGTTGTACCTTGCTGCTACGGTAGGGCCAGCCCTCGCGTGATCGTGGAGGAACTCGGTGTAGATGAGGGTATAGAGAGAGTCCGTAAGTTACTCAAGAAAGCGGAGGGTCCTGTCGAGTATCAGCTTGAAGTGTGTAGAATGAGGGGGAAGTTCCTGGAAGAACACGGGTACCAAGTCCACGTAGGAGTGGCATTCCCAGAAGAGGTATCTGGCAGAAGGGCATTTTTGATGGGGATCACGTGA
- a CDS encoding NAD(P)/FAD-dependent oxidoreductase, translated as MDVVIGAGPAGRTYAMILAEAGREVLLLDRNGEEGIGGKCLNEACVVLGALIEAARLVVWAKLGIPGVELDVGDTDFRRLTRSIRKVVETIRQRLIKETKRTGVEIRRAEAVKVDESLNVHTKDGDVLEADRVLIATGSRPAIPEVEGMDSDAVFTFREILEMEVPSELCVVGEGATALESAFAFAALGSEVVLAYRSRILPNAPEEVRREILKDLELVGVNAVCAGELRAIRETSSGVECRFERGATVADAVLLATGLEPNSDVAANSGLPLRKDGSVVVDDSMRTSRDGVYAAGDVTGPPYLTPVARYEGTVAALNALGKDVRRENPLAPRVIRLFRDFGRLELRGIDWEGSLPAPVGGPAFWMLHHGIGGKMVCRKRGVTTEAFIVAPRIAPMLPYPCCVEPDWRLIEVHPTPDPMIGLLKQLGLRRTLGE; from the coding sequence GTGGACGTAGTGATCGGCGCGGGACCTGCCGGCCGCACCTACGCTATGATCCTCGCCGAAGCTGGGCGCGAAGTGTTGCTGCTTGACAGAAACGGAGAGGAAGGAATCGGTGGTAAATGCCTGAACGAGGCATGTGTCGTACTCGGCGCGTTGATCGAAGCCGCTAGACTCGTCGTGTGGGCGAAGCTCGGTATTCCGGGAGTGGAGTTGGACGTCGGGGACACCGACTTCAGGCGTCTAACACGGTCCATAAGAAAAGTCGTAGAGACCATACGACAACGGCTGATCAAAGAGACCAAGAGAACCGGTGTTGAGATTCGTCGGGCTGAAGCAGTGAAGGTGGACGAATCGCTCAACGTCCACACCAAAGACGGTGACGTTCTCGAAGCCGATAGAGTGCTGATAGCCACTGGTTCCCGACCGGCGATTCCCGAAGTAGAAGGGATGGATTCGGACGCCGTATTCACTTTTCGGGAAATTTTAGAAATGGAAGTGCCCTCAGAGCTCTGCGTAGTCGGTGAAGGTGCGACGGCCCTTGAATCCGCCTTCGCTTTCGCTGCTCTCGGGTCCGAAGTAGTTCTGGCGTACAGGTCTAGGATACTACCGAATGCTCCGGAGGAAGTACGTCGAGAGATCCTCAAGGATCTGGAGCTCGTAGGTGTCAATGCCGTCTGTGCGGGAGAACTTAGGGCGATTCGGGAGACTTCCAGTGGTGTGGAATGTAGGTTTGAGCGCGGAGCCACCGTGGCGGACGCAGTTCTACTCGCCACCGGCCTCGAACCCAACTCTGATGTTGCTGCCAACTCCGGACTTCCCTTACGGAAGGACGGGTCCGTCGTGGTGGATGATAGTATGAGAACGTCACGTGATGGGGTCTACGCTGCAGGTGACGTGACAGGGCCTCCATACCTGACTCCCGTTGCTCGGTACGAGGGAACGGTTGCCGCACTGAACGCGCTGGGCAAGGACGTCCGACGGGAGAATCCTCTAGCTCCTCGTGTGATCAGACTCTTCCGAGACTTCGGCCGACTGGAACTGAGGGGGATCGACTGGGAAGGCTCGCTCCCTGCACCGGTGGGTGGACCCGCGTTTTGGATGCTTCATCATGGTATCGGTGGTAAGATGGTGTGCAGGAAGCGCGGAGTTACCACCGAGGCGTTCATTGTAGCACCCAGAATCGCACCGATGCTCCCGTACCCGTGCTGTGTGGAGCCTGACTGGCGGTTGATCGAGGTTCATCCTACTCCGGATCCTATGATTGGACTGCTCAAGCAGCTGGGGCTCCGTAGGACGCTCGGTGAATGA
- a CDS encoding NfeD family protein translates to MSQELCLLISGVVLVVLDCVLNTGIVTTVGIVCAWVGAYLIGTEYLVAALPPGVFVLLMQVAAVLRRTEESDNVLLKSVRELKGDEGIVIRKDPLLVKVRGEPWRAVSKTKLRQGERVVVLDVKGNKLVVKPKKIGER, encoded by the coding sequence TTGTCTCAAGAGCTCTGTCTCCTCATTTCGGGCGTGGTGCTGGTAGTTCTAGATTGCGTACTTAACACCGGTATAGTGACCACGGTAGGGATAGTATGCGCGTGGGTCGGAGCGTACCTGATAGGGACGGAATATCTGGTTGCCGCACTTCCACCCGGCGTGTTCGTCCTCCTCATGCAGGTGGCGGCGGTTCTGAGGCGAACGGAAGAAAGCGACAACGTTCTTCTGAAGAGCGTCAGGGAGCTCAAAGGGGATGAAGGCATCGTAATCCGAAAGGACCCACTATTGGTGAAAGTACGTGGAGAACCATGGAGGGCAGTCTCTAAGACCAAGTTACGGCAGGGGGAGCGAGTGGTCGTACTGGATGTAAAAGGTAATAAACTCGTGGTTAAGCCGAAGAAAATCGGGGAGCGTTGA
- the rpmC gene encoding 50S ribosomal protein L29: MGKFKLRPDEIREMTPEERREKLKELKAELLREMTSKSISGVPDNPGRVKEIKKNIARILTIEREEELRKIREEEKG; encoded by the coding sequence TTGGGTAAGTTTAAGCTAAGACCTGACGAAATCAGGGAAATGACACCCGAGGAGCGACGGGAAAAACTCAAAGAGCTCAAGGCGGAGTTACTTCGGGAGATGACTTCGAAATCGATCTCAGGGGTTCCGGACAATCCTGGCAGGGTAAAAGAAATAAAGAAGAACATCGCAAGAATACTGACGATAGAGAGGGAAGAAGAGTTGCGCAAGATCCGTGAGGAGGAAAAGGGTTAG